A part of Candida albicans SC5314 chromosome 2, complete sequence genomic DNA contains:
- the MED18 gene encoding Med18p (RNA polymerase II mediator complex subunit; rat catheter biofilm repressed), protein MVHQLSLVSSIPHNKYLQTISTLQALTGLIQPESISTYTLLAKPSYAFKPKFEPGKVNQIEQYYMRCITTWNSDKQGDDEKVEKGFDISEPFINKESNIVVRKLFTEEDSVERVWTLQVSDIPVAGKNQGCCQQQIYESTLVHTHTAIEIKVGNGDPIDIDTNNDKQGDNNTDKPKQEHDGKLPEAIDEDIIKNGDEKKTTHDDNDSDIMEIDEPNPETQTLPQSLSNGVSQRTTRKDSFLIFLSDLGYEVINQYWQKGVRFFYGDIIIEIYKIFIRDESSQADSNEGIKLKLLDDSNQFQIKAYININKSTEIDSINSGVKELIKLQEFLKNLFVLEIPDRMFMDSRIKQ, encoded by the coding sequence ATTTCCACATACACATTACTTGCAAAGCCATCATATGCATTCAAGCCCAAGTTTGAGCCTGGGAAAGTCAATCAGATCGAACAATATTATATGAGATGTATAACCACATGGAATTCAGATAAACAGGGAGATGATGAGAAGGTTGAAAAGGGATTCGATATTCTGGAACCGTTTATAAACAAGGAATCAAACATTGTAGTAAGAAAATTGTTTACGGAGGAAGACAGTGTTGAAAGGGTTTGGACATTACAAGTAAGTGACATCCCTGTAGCCGGTAAGAACCAGGGATGCtgtcaacaacaaatatatGAAAGTACGTTAGTGCACACCCATACAGCAATTGAGATTAAAGTTGGGAATGGTGATCCAATAGATATAGATACAAACAATGATAAACAGGGTGACAATAATACCGATAAACCGAAACAAGAACACGATGGTAAACTTCCAGAGGCAATCGATGAAGacataataaaaaatggagatgaaaaaaagactACGCATGATGACAATGATTCTGATATCATGGAAATTGATGAGCCAAACCCTGAAACACAGACCCTTCCACAGTCATTATCAAACGGTGTATCACAGAGGACGACTAGGAAAGACTCATTCTTAATCTTTCTTTCTGACTTGGGATACGAGGTGATAAACCAATATTGGCAGAAAGGAGTTCGATTTTTCTACGGTGACATAATTATAGAgatatataaaatattcatCAGAGATGAGAGCAGCCAAGCTGATTCAAATGAAggaataaaattgaaattgttagatgattcaaatcaatttcaaatcaaagcATACATTAATATTAACAAATCCACCGAGATTGACTCAATTAACCTGGGTGTCAAAGAACTAATCAAATTGCAAGAGTTtcttaaaaatttatttgtatTAGAGATTCCCGACCGAATGTTCATGGACAGCAGAATCAAGCAGTAG
- a CDS encoding glutamyl-tRNA(Gln) amidotransferase subunit F (Trimeric GatFAB AmidoTransferase(AdT) complex subunit; involved in the formation of Q-tRNAQ; repressed by fluphenazine treatment or in an azole-resistant strain that overexpresses CDR1; Spider biofilm induced), translating to MKSILRSTTRNLITSSRRFENLKTTEEIRNFLAESTWSINELLKSPTGSSQPEVSPEIVKKMLKLSGLNDLKDDQSVTKALNLQMMFINHLYDNDHETVTPSPKRNENNGIFRLLASDHLPQRPLELNNLLKQINELKPDPSKGEVDFTISDLQRDSFVINKRKE from the coding sequence ATGAAATCCATACTAAGGTCAACAACAAGGAACCTAATAACAAGCTCaagaagatttgaaaacttaAAAACAACCGAAGAAATCCGAAATTTTTTGGCAGAGTCTACTTGGTCCATCAATGAGTTATTAAAACTGCCTACTGGATCATCTCAACCAGAGGTGTCGCCAGAGATTGTGAAAAAGATGTTGAAGCTATCTGGGTTGAACGATTTGAAAGATGATCAAAGTGTAACAAAAGCTTTAAATTTACAGATGATGTTTATAAACCATTTGTATGACAATGATCACGAAACTGTTACCCCTTCTCCCAAACGAAATGAAAACAATGGCATATTTCGGTTACTAGCCAGTGATCATTTACCACAACGACCTTTGGAACtaaacaatttattgaaacaGATTAATGAGTTAAAGCCGGATCCAAGTAAAGGAGAGGTGGACTTTACGATTAGTGATTTACAACGAGATTCGTTTGTGATAAACAAACGGAAAGAATAA
- the PES1 gene encoding mRNA-binding ribosome synthesis protein (Pescadillo homolog required for yeast cell growth, lateral yeast growth on filamentous cells and virulence in mice; hyphal cells grow normally in mutant; mutation confers hypersensitivity to 5-fluorocytosine, 5-fluorouracil, tubercidin) — translation MARIKKRGTTGNAKNFITRTQAIKKLQISLADFRRLCIFKGIYPREPRNKKKANKGSTAPVTFYYSKDIQYLLHEPVLDKFRQHKTFAKKLQKALGRGEVSDAYKLDQHRPKYTLNHIIKERYPTFADALRDLDDPLNMLFLFANMPATDKVSAKVVSEAEKLCNQWLAYVAKERCLKKVFVSIKGVYYQATVKGQEIRWLIPYKFPTNIPTDVDFRIMLTFLEFYSTLVHFVLYKLYNEAGLIYPPIIEKSIGLSGYVLQDKDAPLKKKEEKNDEEGKNLSKKELNKAIKADQEQQENDEQDNNNGESVEDIELDEFTSTKEDSLLQPSKYASSTAELFSKFIFYIGREVPLDILEFCILSCGGKIISEIAIDDLKINDPEAYKKLNLSNITHQIIDRPKILQKVPGRTYVQPQWVFDSINKQELINVNEYAAGETLPPHLSPWGDAGGYDPNKEVEKEDGEAEEDTDEEEEEVEIEDGDEDQEDEEEEEDEDLKAQKELELEAAGVKFSEINEEDKKSHSKKSKGTSNKEADEEKELKKIMMSNKQKKLFKKMQYGIEKKENREKQLTKKKKQLNKKKEQLKKLN, via the coding sequence ATGGCCAGAATAAAGAAGAGGGGTACCACCGGGAATGCCAAAAACTTTATTACGAGAACCCAAgcaatcaagaaattgcaGATTTCTTTGGCCGATTTCCGTCGTCTTTGTATATTCAAAGGGATTTATCCAAGAGAACCaagaaacaagaagaaagcTAACAAAGGATCTACTGCTCCTGTAAccttttattattcaaaggATATTCAATATCTCTTGCATGAACCTGTATTGGACAAATTCAGACAGCACAAGACATTTGCCAAAAAATTGCAAAAAGCTTTGGGAAGAGGAGAAGTTAGCGATGCCTATAAATTGGATCAACACAGACCAAAGTATACTTTGAACCACATCATCAAAGAAAGGTATCCTACATTTGCTGACGCATTGCGTGACTTGGATGATCCGTTAAACatgttgtttctttttgctAACATGCCTGCAACAGACAAGGTTTCTGCCAAAGTTGTTTCTGAAGCTGAAAAGTTGTGCAATCAATGGTTAGCTTACGTTGCTAAAGAAAGATGCttgaaaaaagtttttgtGTCTATCAAAGGTGTTTATTACCAAGCCACTGTTAAGGGACAAGAAATAAGATGGTTGATTCCGTACAAATTTCCTACAAATATTCCGACCGACGTTGACTTTAGAATTATGTTGACGTTTTTGGAATTTTATTCTACTTTGGTACATTTTGTGTTATACAAACTTTACAATGAAGCTGGGTTGATTTATCCTCCAATAATTGAGAAATCAATTGGGTTAAGTGGATACGTTTTGCAAGATAAAGATGCTCctttgaagaagaaagaggAAAAGAATGACGAAGAAGGAAAGAATTTgtcaaagaaagaattgaaCAAGGCCATAAAAGCAGatcaagaacaacaagaaaacgACGAGcaagacaacaacaacggAGAATCAGTAgaagatattgaattgGACGAATTCACATCGACTAAAGAGGACTCGTTATTACAACCTTCAAAGTATGCATCTCTGACAGCAGAATTATTTTCCAAGTTTATCTTTTACATTGGCAGAGAAGTTCCGTTAGACATTTTAGAATTCTGTATATTATCATGTGGGGGTAAGATAATTTCAGAAATTGCTATTGACGATTTGAAGATTAATGATCCTGAGGCATataagaaattgaatttatcaaatataacTCATCAAATCATTGACAGACCCAAGATCTTGCAAAAAGTTCCCGGAAGAACTTATGTACAACCACAGTGGGTTTTTGACTCCATCaacaaacaagaattgattaatgTCAATGAATACGCTGCAGGTGAAACATTACCACCTCATTTATCTCCATGGGGTGATGCTGGTGGTTATGATCCAAACAAGGAAGTTGAAAAGGAAGACGGTGAAGCTGAAGAAGACACcgacgaagaagaagaagaagttgaaattGAGGACGGAGATGAAGATCAAGAAGATgaggaagaggaagaagatgaagaccTCAAGGCTCAAAAGGAATTGGAATTAGAAGCTGCTGGTGTTAAATTCTCTGAAATAAATGAAGAGGATAAGAAGAGTCACTCCAAAAAATCGAAGGGAACTTCCAACAAAGAAgctgatgaagaaaaggaattgaagaagattatGATGTCTAATaagcaaaagaaattgttcaaGAAGATGCAATATGGTATtgagaagaaagaaaatagagaaaaacaattgaccaaaaagaagaagcaattgaacaaaaagaaagaacaattgaaaaaattgaattga
- a CDS encoding uncharacterized protein (Ortholog of C. dubliniensis CD36 : Cd36_23450, C. parapsilosis CDC317 : CPAR2_407010, Candida tenuis NRRL Y-1498 : cten_CGOB_00249 and Debaryomyces hansenii CBS767 : DEHA2B01980g) — protein MPIQPLQSSTKTTLSVNNTALTYLILNSNIKLTQNHIYKILGLCSENAFHIEIFKSLIQLINSAANSIFCSIRAHSLSQYPLTNIQYISYMIADEFPEIFYVPIAKKVEFEINNGVSVLVDKWSTETVTLTVNRSKYNEMWIITYLLKTEFEKIIQQKKKKFK, from the coding sequence ATGCCCATACAACCATTGCAATCTAGCACTAAGACGACTCTCCTGGTGAACAACACTGCCTTAACGTATTTGATTCTTAACTCCAATATAAAACTTACTCAGAATCATATATACAAGATACTAGGATTGTGTTCTGAAAATGCATTTCACATTGAAATCTTTAAGCTGCTCATCCAATTAATCAACTCAGCTGcaaattcaatattctGCTCCATCAGAGCCCATTCACTATCACAATATCCTTTGACAAACATACAGTACATTAGCTATATGATTGCAGATGAGTTTCCAGAAATATTCTACGTTCCCATTGcaaaaaaagttgaattcGAAATTAACAATGGTGTGTCAGTGTTAGTGGACAAGTGGTCCACTGAAACAGTCACCTTAACTGTTAACCGGTCAAAGTACAATGAAATGTGGATCATCACATACTTGTTAAAAacagaatttgaaaaaataattcaacaaaaaaaaaagaagtttaAATAA
- a CDS encoding uncharacterized protein (Ortholog of C. parapsilosis CDC317 : CPAR2_407020, C. dubliniensis CD36 : Cd36_23460, Debaryomyces hansenii CBS767 : DEHA2B02002g and Pichia stipitis Pignal : PICST_31649) — protein MQVINDTSLLSEKYLTVVSYDDMTSPNYMAKLSKLSNSLHKQGLDLHKVCLIMRFKIKLKTSLQIAGVNYQVYSTISKLNGLISSLYEGLDLDCESSIDIKFNDFGDFGDSIKRCISIENFDFFMENEFLVSLENDSDPDTRLVYDNFIV, from the coding sequence ATGCAAGTAATCAACGATACTTCTTTATTGtctgaaaaatatttaacaGTCGTCAGTTATGATGATATGACAAGCCCAAATTACATGGCAAAgttatcaaaattatcaaactCTTTGCACAAGCAAGGTTTGGATCTCCACAAGGTATGCTTGATAATGagatttaaaatcaaattgaaaacaagtCTACAAATAGCTGGCGTCAATTATCAAGTGTATAGCACTATATCAAAGCTCAACGGATTGATTCTGCTGCTTTATGAGGGACTAGATTTGGATTGCGAAAGCTCAATCGacatcaaattcaatgattttgGAGATTTTGGGGATTCAATAAAGAGATGCATCTcgattgaaaattttgatttctttatGGAAAATGAATTCTTGGTCAGTCTTGAAAATGACTCTGACCCTGACACACGTTTGGTGTATGACAACTTTATTGTTTGA